A single Populus alba chromosome 7, ASM523922v2, whole genome shotgun sequence DNA region contains:
- the LOC118040366 gene encoding chromatin assembly factor 1 subunit FAS2, translated as MKGGTVQINWHDTKPVLTLDFHPISGLLATGGADYDIKLWVINSGQAQKKIATATYLNSLTYHGSAVNVLRFSPSGELLASGADGGELIIWKLHSTETGQTWKVLKNLLFHRKDVLDLEWSADSAYLISGSVDNSCIIWDVNKGSVHQLLDGHFHYVQGVAWDPLAKYIASLSSDRTCRIYVNKPQTKTKGAEKMNYVSQHVITKAEQQMSTKTHLFHDETLPSFFRRLAWSPDGSFLLVPAGSYKMSAASETVNTAYAFSRMDLSRPAVMLPGASKPVVAVRFCPVAFNLRGLASAGLFKLPYRLIFAVATLNSLYIYDTESVPPIAILAGLHYAAITDIAWSSNAQYLALSSRDGYCTLVEFETNELGSPISAADERKDAVHQNKSPDTQEPECMIIETTTNNGCIAEDSGKTVVAKKEGKQPSPVSISTPISNKPAKRRITPMAIDPQ; from the exons ATGAAGGGAGGAACAGTGCAAATTAATTGGCACGACACCAAACCAGTCCTAACCCTAGACTTTCACCCAATCTCCGGTCTCCTCGCCACCGGCGGCGCCGATTACGATATCAAG ctTTGGGTGATAAATTCAGGCCAAGCACAGAAGAAAATCGCGACGGCAACTTATCTTAATAGCCTTACCTATCATGGGTCAGCCGTCAATGTGCTCCGTTTCTCTCCATCTG GAGAATTGCTTGCCTCAGGTGCTGATG GGGGAGAGCTGATTATATGGAAGTTACATTCCACAGAAACTGGTCAAACATGGAAAGTCCTCAAGAACTTGTT ATTTCACCGCAAAGATGTTCTGGACTTGGAGTGGTCTGCAGACTCTGCATATCTGATCTCTGGATCAGTTGACAATTCTTGCATCATATGGGATGTTAACAAAG GTTCTGTACATCAGCTATTGGATGGTCATTTCCATTATGTTCAAGGTGTGGCTTGGGATCCATTGGCCAAGTACATTGCTTCGCTTAGTTCAGATAGAACTTGCAGAATTTATGTGAATAAGCCTCAGACAAAGACAAAAGGTGCCGAGAAGATGAACTATGTTTCTCAGCATGTCATTACAAAGGCAGAACAGCAGATG TCTACGAAAACACATCTTTTTCACGATGAGACGTTACCATCTTTCTTCCGAAGACTAGCCTGGTCACCTGATGGATCCTTTTTACTTGTGCCAGCAG GTTCTTACAAAATGTCAGCTGCATCAGAAACAGTAAATACTGCTTATGCATTTTCCAGAATGGATCTTTCAAG ACCTGCAGTAATGCTCCCTGGTGCTAGCAAGCCTGTTGTGGCAGTTCGTTTTTGTCCAGTGGCTTTTAACCTTAGGGGATTAGCCTCAG CTGGGCTCTTCAAACTTCCCTATCGCCTGATTTTTGCTGTGGCAACTTTAAATTCATTATATATCTATGACACAGAGAGTGTTCCTCCCATAGCAATCTTGGCCGGTCTTCATTATGCAGCCATAACTGACATTGCATG GTCATCTAATGCTCAGTATTTAGCTTTGTCTTCCCGAGATGGATACTGTACTTTAGTAGAATTTGAAACTAATGAACTGGGCTCGCCCATCTCTGCGGCAG ACGAGAGGAAAGACGCAGTCCATCAGAACAAGAGCCCTGATACGCAGGAACCAGAGTGCATGATAATTGAAACAACGACAAATAATGGTTGTATAGCAGAAGACAGTGGAAAAACAGTAGtagcaaagaaagaaggaaagcagCCATCACCAGTCTCCATAAGTACTCCCATCTCAAATAAGCCAGCCAAGAGGCGAATCACTCCCATGGCAATTGATCCACAGTAA
- the LOC118040363 gene encoding alcohol dehydrogenase-like, with protein sequence MSSTAGQVICCKAAVAWEAGKPLVMEEVEVAPPQAMEVRLKILFTSLCHTDVYFWEAKGQTPLFPRIFGHEAGGIVESVGEGVTDLKPGDHVLPVFTGECKECRHCKSEESNMCDLLRINTDRGVMLNDGKSRFSIRGQPIYHFVGTSTFSEYTVVHVGCVAKINPAAPLDKVCVLSCGISTGLGATLNVAKPKKGSSVAIFGLGAVGLAAAEGARIAGASRIIGVDLNSNRFDEAKKFGVTEFVNPKDHNKPVQEVIAEMTNGGVDRSVECTGSVNAMISAFECVHDGWGVAVLVGVPNKDDSFKTHPMNVLNERTLKGTFFGNYKPRSDLPSVVEKYMNKELELEKFITHEVPFSEINKAFEYMLSGAGLRCIIRMGA encoded by the exons atgtcaaGCACTGCTGGTCAAGTCATATGTTGCAAAG CTGCTGTGGCATGGGAAGCTGGAAAGCCACTAGTGATGGAGGAAGTGGAGGTGGCTCCACCTCAAGCCATGGAGGTTCGTTTGAAGATCCTCTTTACCTCCCTCTGCCACACTGATGTTTACTTCTGGGAAGCCAAG GGTCAAACCCCATTGTTTCCTCGAATTTTTGGTCATGAAGCAGGAGG GATTGTTGAGAGTGTTGGGGAGGGCGTGACAGACCTCAAACCCGGTGACCATGTGCTTCCTGTCTTCACAGGAGAGTGTAAGGAATGCCGACATTGCAAATCAGAAGAGAGTAATATGTGCGATCTTCTTAGGATTAACACTGACAGGGGTGTGATGCTGAATGATGGCAAGTCAAGGTTTTCGATCAGAGGGCAGCCCATTTACCATTTTGTTGGCACCTCAACCTTTAGCGAGTACACTGTGGTTCATGTTGGCTGTGTTGCCAAGATCAATCCTGCTGCTCCTCTTGACAAAGTTTGTGTTCTCAGCTGTGGAATCTCTACAG GTCTTGGTGCCACCTTGAATGTTGCAAAACCAAAGAAAGGCTCTTCGGTAGCCATTTTCGGACTGGGAGCTGTAGGCCTCGCG GCTGCTGAAGGGGCTCGGATTGCTGGTGCTTCAAGAATCATTGGTGTCGATTTGAATTCCAATAGATTCGATGAAG CCAAGAAGTTTGGTGTGACTGAGTTTGTGAACCCAAAAGATCATAACAAGCCTGTTCAAGAG GTGATAGCTGAAATGACCAATGGAGGAGTTGATCGAAGTGTCGAGTGTACTGGAAGTGTCAATGCCATGATTTCTGCATTTGAATGCGTCCATGATGGATGGGGCGTTGCTGTACTTGTTGGTGTGCCAAACAAAGATGATTCTTTCAAAACCCATCCAATGAATGTCCTGAATGAGAGGACTCTCAAGGGCACCTTCTTCGGGAACTACAAACCGCGCTCCGACCTTCCTTCTGTTGTCGAGAAGTACATGAACAAG GAGCTGGAGCTAGAGAAATTCATCACCCATGAAGTCCCTTTCTCAGAAATCAACAAGGCTTTCGAGTACATGCTTAGTGGAGCTGGCCTGAGGTGTATTATCCGTATGGGTGCATAA
- the LOC118040368 gene encoding protein TRACHEARY ELEMENT DIFFERENTIATION-RELATED 7, whose product MAPTNNYDYNFPYFPLPPPHYNPPSPPKVAPPHSSPSPPNVPPPHNFPPPHITPPSPKVPPPPRHPITPPPPAHPFHPPPPHHIPPPPHVIPPPAPTPGHHSTVIIVVFVSLGGLFFLAFLSVALCCFIKKKKKKTVQKTEILEFDEHTKVHEAIVPGPHGEKITVLNIEEDVHLVEEIKKNEKLTEGSHIKSALDHPLGSDIATPSSQYNQQHLEHKV is encoded by the coding sequence ATGGCTCCCACTAATAACTACGACTACAACTTCCCGTATTTTCCTCTACCACCACCACATTATAATCCTCCATCCCCTCCAAAAGTTGCGCCACCTCATAGTTCTCCATCCCCTCCAAATGTGCCCCCGCCCCATAATTTTCCTCCACCACACATTACTCCCCCCTCTCCAAAAGTTCCTCCTCCACCACGTCATCCGatcacaccaccaccacctgctCATCCATTTCATCCACCACCACCCCATCACATTCCTCCACCCCCTCATGTTATTCCACCTCCAGCACCAACACCAGGACATCATTCGACTGTTATAATTGTTGTCTTTGTCTCACTCGGTGGCCTATTCTTTCTTGCATTCCTCTCAGTGGCTCTCTGCTGCTTcattaagaagaaaaagaagaaaacagttCAGAAAACTGAGATCTTAGAGTTCGATGAGCACACTAAAGTCCATGAAGCCATTGTTCCAGGTCCTCATGGTGAGAAAATCACAGTACTAAACATTGAAGAGGATGTGCATCTTGTAgaggaaattaagaaaaacgAAAAGCTAACTGAAGGTTCGCACATCAAGTCGGCTCTCGATCATCCCCTGGGTTCTGACATAGCAACACCCTCTTCTCAGTATAATCAGCAACATCTCGAGCACAAGGTCTGA
- the LOC118040365 gene encoding cell wall / vacuolar inhibitor of fructosidase 2, which produces MRSTIFMFFLLSLVFPHCMFHQPLIFVNGDMKLIQETCKNTKYYDLCVSSLKTNATSTKTDTKGLSLIMIGVGMANATATSSYLSSQLLSTTPNDPTMKKVLRECADKYGYASNALQDSVQDLATESYDYAYMHVMGASDYPNACRNAFRRYPGLAYPSELARREDGLKHICDVVLGMIDHLGNL; this is translated from the coding sequence ATGCGGTCAACAATTTTCATGTTCTTTCTTCTCTCCCTGGTTTTCCCTCACTGCATGTTTCACCAACCATTAATATTTGTTAATGGAGACATGAAACTGATCCAGGAAACTTGCAAGAACACCAAGTATTACGACCTCTGTGTCTCATCTCTCAAAACTAACGCCACAAGCACAAAAACAGACACCAAAGGTCTTTCTCTTATCATGATTGGTGTTGGAATGGCTAATGCCACGGCCACATCATCTTATTTATCATCTCAATTGCTTAGCACTACTCCAAATGACCCTACCATGAAGAAGGTCCTGAGAGAATGTGCAGACAAGTACGGCTATGCTTCTAATGCTCTTCAAGATTCAGTTCAAGATCTGGCCACAGAGTCATACGACTATGCTTATATGCATGTCATGGGAGCCTCGGATTATCCAAATGCTTGCCGTAATGCATTTAGAAGGTACCCTGGACTGGCTTATCCTTCCGAGCTTGCACGTAGAGAGGATGGTTTGAAGCATATCTGCGATGTGGTCCTGGGGATGATTGATCATCTTGGTAATTTGTGA
- the LOC118040364 gene encoding alcohol dehydrogenase-like, translating to MEEVEVAPPQAMEVRLKILFTSLCHTDVYFWEAKGQTPLFPRIFGHEAGGIVESVGEGVTDLEPGDHVLPVFTGECKECRHCKSEESNMCDLLRINTDRGVMLSDGKSRFSIKGQPIYHFVGTSTFSEYTVVHVGCLAKINPAAPLDKVCLLSCGISTGLGATLNVAKPKAGSSVAIFGLGAVGLAAAEGARISGASRIIGVDLHSSRFDEAKKFGVTEFVNPNDHDKPVHEVIAEMTDGGVDRSVECTGSISAMISAFECVHDGWGVAVLVGVPSKDDSFKTNPMNFLSERTLKGTFFGNYKPRSDLPSVVEKYMNKELELEKFISHELPFSEINKAFEYMLAKASLRCIIRMGA from the exons ATGGAGGAAGTGGAGGTGGCTCCACCTCAAGCCATGGAGGTTCGTTTGAAGATCCTCTTCACTTCCCTCTGCCATACTGATGTATATTTCTGGGAAGCCAAG GGGCAAACCCCATTATTTCCTCGCATATTTGGTCATGAAGCTGGAGG GATTGTTGAGAGTGTTGGTGAAGGTGTGACCGACCTCGAGCCTGGTGACCATGTGCTTCCTGTATTCACAGGAGAGTGTAAGGAATGCCGACATTGCAAATCAGAAGAGAGTAATATGTGTGATCTTCTTCGGATTAACACTGATAGAGGTGTGATGCTGAGTGATGGCAAGTCTAGATTTTCAATTAAAGGGCAGCCCATTTACCATTTTGTTGGTACATCAACCTTTAGTGAGTACACTGTGGTTCATGTTGGCTGTCTGGCCAAGATCAATCCTGCTGCTCCACTGGACAAAGTTTGTCTCCTCAGCTGTGGAATCTCTACAG GTCTTGGAGCCACCTTGAATGTTGCAAAGCCAAAGGCAGGCTCCTCCGTGGCCATTTTTGGACTGGGAGCTGTAGGCCTTGCA GCTGCTGAAGGTGCTCGGATTTCCGGTGCTTCAAGGATTATTGGTGTTGATTTGCATTCCAGTAGATTCGATGAAG CCAAGAAATTTGGCGTGACGGAGTTTGTGAACCCAAATGATCATGACAAGCCTGTTCATGAG GTGATAGCGGAGATGACTGATGGAGGAGTAGATAGAAGTGTTGAGTGTACAGGAAGTATCAGTGCCATGATTTCTGCATTCGAATGCGTCCATGAT GGTTGGGGTGTTGCTGTGCTAGTCGGCGTGCCAAGCAAAGACGATTCTTTCAAAACCAATCCAATGAATTTCTTGAGTGAGAGGACTCTCAAGGGTACTTTCTTTGGAAATTACAAGCCGCGCTCTGACCTTCCTTCAGTTGTAGAGAAGTATATGAACAAG GAGCTTGAGCTAGAGAAATTTATATCCCATGAACTCCCTTTCTCTGAAATCAACAAGGCTTTCGAGTACATGCTCGCTAAAGCTAGCCTCAGGTGTATTATCCGGATGGGTGCATAA